From the genome of Schaalia odontolytica:
CCCACCTGCCCTACTTCCTGCCGGACGAGTGGTTCGACCTCATCGATCCAGACGACGTCGAGCTGCCGGAAAACTTCGGCGACTCCCTCATCGGCAAGCCCCCAATCCAGGAGAACTACGCGACCTACTGGTCCACGTCCTCGTTCACGAACGAGCAGTGGAAGAAGCTCATCGCGGTCTACTGGGGATACACGGCCATGATTGACTTCGAGATCGGGCGCATCATGGACGTGGCGCGCGAACTGGGCATCCTGGACGACACGGCGGTCTTCTTCTGCGCGGACCACGGTGAGTTCACGGGTTCACACCGCCTCAACGACAAGGGCCCGATGATGTACGACGACATCTACAACGTTCCCTTCATCGCCCACATCCCCGGCGTCTCGACCGTGGGCCGCTCCGACGCGTTCGTCTCCCTCATCGACCTGCCGGCCACGGTGCTCGACATCGCGGGCCTGGACACCTCGCTCGTGGAGGATGGCCGCTCGATCGTGGACCTGACGCGCGGCGAGGACGTCGAAGGCTGGCGCGAGGACATCGTGTGCGAGTTCCACGGCCACCACTTTCCCCTCCAGCAGCGCATGCTGCGCACGCGGGACTTCAAGCTCGTCATCAACCCCGAGTCGATCAACGAGCTCTACGACCTGCGCCTGGATCCGGCGGAGATGAACAACGTGTACACCGTGCCCGTCTACGACGAGATCCGCAGGGAACTGGCGACAAACCTGTACCTGCAGCTACGCGAGCGCGGGGACCACTCCTTCGCCAAGTGGATGGCGGCGATGACAGACTTTGACATCCCGCTGGTGAACACGGCTCGCTCCGACCTCGACGAGGTCACGAGCGACTAACCCCCGGCCTCGGCGGTGGGAGGACTGACGCGCCCCCGCCGCCGAGGCGAACTCGCGCCCTGCACACCCCTCACAGTGACGCGTATCATAGAAACTGTCAACGAGGCCGGAGTGCCCCGAGCGGATGCCAACGATGAAGCGCCGGGAAGGAGAGGCATGCACTACCCCACGCGCAGACCTCTGCCCACCCTCGAAGACCGCATCGTCGCCCACCTGGCCAAAGCCCCCGCGACGCGCTCCCAGCTATGCGAGGCGCTCGACACCTCGCGCACGAACCTGGGGCGCGCGCTCACCACCCTCCTCGACGAGGGTTCAGTGACTCCGGTGCGCACGAACGCCCCCGGACGAGGCCGGCCCACCCAACTCCTCACCCTCAACTCCTCGGCGGTACACTGCGTCGGCCTGAACGTCACGCGCACGTCATGCGCGGGCGTCATGCTCTCGCGCAACGGCACCGTCCTGGCAGCCGTCCACATCGTCTCCCCCACCTCCCCTTCCCTCCAGCTCTCTCTCGAACAGACCTGCGAGGCCCTGGCCGCGAGCGCGGCCCGTCAGGGGATCGACACCTCGACGGTGCGCGCGGTGGGCGTGGGGGTTCCCATTCCAATGGGGCGTAACGCCAGGCTCTCCTCGGACGCGTACCCGACCATGGAGGAGCTCAGCAAGCTCACGCGTCGCTGGTGGGATCCACTCCCGGTCGTCGACAACACCGTGCGCATGGCGGCACTGGCGGAGGCCTTGTGGGGCGCGGGCGCGGACATGTCCTCGTTCATCTATCTGCGCCTGTCAGGAGGCGTGGGCGGCTGCGTCGTCTCCGATTTTCGCCTGGTTGGTGGGGCGGGCGGCCTGGCCGGGGAACTGGGACACATGACGGTGGGGACCAATGAGTCACCCTGCGCCTGCGGCAAGCGTGGGTGCCTCGAGACGCTGGCCTCCGTCCCGGCGCTGTGTGAGCGCGCGGGCGTTGCCGATATTGCTCAGCTGCGAGCCGCCGTCCTCTCGGGTGACACACATGCGCGCGAGGCCTTGGAGCAGGCGGCGCAGGCCGTCGGCTATGTCCTTGGCTCGGCCGCGCTCCTCATTAACCCGAGGGCCATCATCGTTGCCGGCGAAATCGTCGACGCGTTCCCCTCCCTGCGATCCGACATAGCGGCCTCCATGTACGGGGAGCTCCTTCCCGTCATGGAGTGGGACATCGACGTCGTGGGAGCGTCGCTGGGGCCCCTGGGCGCTGCTCAGGCCAGTGCGTATATCGCCGCCCACCCTTTTGAGGAGGACACCCCGGCTGCCCACTGCCCCGAGGAAGGCTCACCCCAGCGGGAGGGGCCGGCCTCGTCGATGAGGGCGAGCATCGTTCGAAGGGAGCGGCCGTGACGCGCCCAATCCCCTTCTCCGTCGTCACCAAACCGACGGGAGCAGCCTGCAACCTGGACTGTCAGTATTGCTTTTTCCTGTCCAAGGAGCTGCTCTACGATGCGGCGGCGCAGACCATGTCCGAGCAGACTTTGGAGCGTTACGTCGAGGCATTCCTGGAGTCGAGCCCCGACGGCGAGGTCACGATGCTGTGGCAGGGCGGGGAGCCGACCCTGCGTGGCCTGGCCTTTTTTAAGCGCCTCGTGGAGCTGTGTGAGCGCTACCGTCGCCCCACCCAGCGCGTGCATCATGCCCTGCAGACGAACGGCACGCTGGTGACCGACGAGTGGGCGCAATTTTTCGCCGACCACGGCTTCCTCGTGGGGGTCTCCATTGACGGGCCCGCTCCCCTGCACGACGCCTACCGGCTCAACCGTGGCAGGCGCGGCACCCACGCGATGGTTGTGCGCGGCTGGGAGGCGCTCGCCCGCGCGGGCGTGGAGACGAACATCCTGTGCACGGTCAACGCCGCGAACGAGGAGCACGGGGAGCGGGTGTACCGCTACTTCCGCGACGATCTGGGGGCCCGATACCTGCAGTTCATCCCGATCGTCGAGCGCGTGCGCGCCGCGGACCTGGCCCAGGCCGAGCGCGGCTGGCGTTCCGGAACATCGGCGCTCCTGTACCGCCAGGACGGGGACTGCGTCACCAGCCGTTCCACGTCCCCCGCCTCCTACGGGCGCTTCCTGTGCGAGGTGTTCGACCAGTGGCTGGCCACCGACGTCGGCGATGTCTTCATTCAGGACGTGGATTCAACTCTGTCGGCCATGTTTGGCTCGGCCACGGTGTGCGTGCACGCACCCCAGTGCGGGGCGAACATGGCGATGGAATTCAACGGGGACGTCTACGCCTGCGATCACTGGGTGGAGCCGGATTGGTTGGTCGGCTCGATCAACTCCTCGTCCTTCACGCAGCTGGCGGCCTCGGACAAGATGCGAGACTTCGCGCGTCTCAAGCCCGACCTGGACAACGAGTGCCGCGCATGCCCGCACCTGCGGCTCTGCTGGGGCGGGTGCCCGAAAGACCGTTTCGTGCGCCGGGGTGAGTCCACGCATAACTACCTGTGCGAGGGCTACCGGGCGTTCTACGAGCATGCCACCCCGGCCCTGCGCGCCATGGGCATGCTGATCGCGGCGGGCAGGCCGGCCTCGGACATCATGGACCCCGCGGTCTCTACCTCCCTCGGACTATCTCTCACCACATCCATCCGGACTGACCAATGATCATTGAAGCGCTCCTCATCGGCGCATTCGTCGGCATCGTCGTCGGCTCACTCGGCGCGGGAGGCGGCATCTTGTCGGTGCGGATCCTCGTCTACATTCTTGGGCAGGATCCTCACCAGGCGACGGGCCTATCCCTGATCATCGTGGGGCTGACGGCCGCAGTCTCGCTGGCAACTCGTGCTCGCAGCGGGAACGTCGCGTGGCGCGAAGGCTCTCTCTTCGCCCTGGTGGGCCTGGCGGGCACGTGGGCGGGTTCGGCTCTCGGCCCGCTCGTCTCGGCGCGCACCCTCATGCTCTCCTTCTGCGCTCTCCTAGCAGCGGTCGCGGTGTTCATGGTGCGCTCGCAGCTGCGCCCATCTGCTTCGCCTTCGCCGAACGAGGCCGGGGATAGCAACGTCGACAAGGGCTCCTGGACGCTCGGGACCGTGTCCCGGGTGGTCGCGCTGGCGACGCTGACGGGTTTCCTCACGGGATTCTTCGGCGTCGGCGGAGGCTTCGCGATCGTGCCCGCGCTGCACCTGGCGCTGCGATACCCGATGAAGCGGGCCTCCGCGACATCCCTGCTGGTCATGGTCATCACCGCCGCCTTCGGGCTGGCGTCGCGCACGGCCGCCGGAACCCTGACGATCACCGCCGAGGCCGGGGTCATGGTCGCACTCTTCGCCGCAGCATCGATGGGAGGCGGCATCGTGGGAGCCAGGCTCACCAAGAGAGTCTCGAACCGGGCTCTCGGCCTTGTCTTCGCCGCACTTCTGGTGTGTGTGGCCGTCTCGACCCTGGCCGCCACACTCACATAAAAGGCGCGCGAGACTGATGTCGTCTCGCGCGCCCTCAGCGCTCAGCTGGCGGTCGAACCCTCGCTCTGGGTGGAGGTGTCCGCACTGCCCTGGCTTCCAGACTTGCTACCGGGGCCTCGGCCACCCTCCGGAGGACGGCCCGGGCGTGTGCTGCCGGTGTCTCCCCGCTGCGAGCCCGGGCCCTGCTGCTGGCCACTTCCGGGACCCTGCTGGCTGCCAGGTCCCTGCTGATGGCCGTTACCCGGGCCCTGCTGGCTGCCAGGCCCCTGCTGCTGACCACCGGGCCCGAAATCACCCTCCTCGTCGCCGTAGCCCTGGTCGTTGTAACCGTCCTCGTAGCCTTGCTCGTAAAAGTCCCGTCCATCGCCCATGACGGCCGCATGCGTGATGATGCCCGCGCCGAAGCCGACGGACAGCAGTGCGACTGCCGCCCCGGCGATAGCTGCGCGCTTACCCCACGAGGTCTTCGTCGATGCGGGCCTGGCCGCAGCGGGGCTCGCTGCCACGGCCTCGTCGCCTGCCTGATCCTCGGCAGCAGACCCCGCGACAGACTCCAGGGGCGTGCCGGCGAACGCGTTGCCGCTTTCCTCCTGCGCGACAGTAGGCAGCTGCGCCGTTTGCGCCTGGGACACGTGGGTGGGTAGCACTTCGGTCTGATCCGAGGCCTGCGGCTCCGACTGGGGCAGGATCGAGGTGCGCTCGGTGTCACCCGCCAGGTTCTTGTTGTCGTCCGCCATGGGGACGCTCCTTTCTGCTGATGTGTGCATCATTGCTTCGCAGATTAGGGACGACAACTAAGCGGACGTTATGGCGAAACTGTGAAAACACTATGAAATAACAGGTGTTGCACATCACCTTTTGGAGCTTGATTTATTTGTCAGCTCACAACTATCCTGCAACGTTCGACACCCGCCGATCACGCTCAAGAGGTGCCACATGTCCATCAAACCCCTCCCCACGATCCTGTTTGCCACGGCGACCGCACTTGCTCTCACCGCCTGCGGGTCGGCCTCGACCCCCTCCAGTCCCACCGCGAGCGCCGAGGCCTCGTCCGCGGCTGCGGCAGACCCGTCGACCGCGCCCCTGCGGGGGATCGTCATCGCGTCCACGGAATACAATTCCGACAACACGACCGACACGATCACGGCGTACGACCCCGCGACGGGCGAGGTGACGGCGACGCGCACATTCACCGTCCCGAGCGAGTACACGACGTACACGGGCGGGGCTTGCGTCCGCGAGCACTGCTATTCCCCCGACTTCGAGCGCGTCCTCGCAATCGACACTTCCGGAGGCAACGAGCGCGTCGCGGTCGCGTCCTCCGACGGCTCCTTCACGCTCCTCAATGATCTGATCCCCGTACCGCAAGGGTCCCGCTCGTACTCCAATTCGTACGCCAAGTTCGGGCCCGACGGTTCCATCTACGTCGCGCACGAAGACAAGCCCGACGACGGGGACTTCGTCGGGACCCTCTACCGCTTCGCCTCCGAGACTGAGGCACCCGAGGCTGTTCCCACCACCTTCACGGTCTCGAACACGCAGGACTTCCAGATTCTGCCCGATTCCACTCCCATCGCGATCGGCTACTACGCGTGGGCGGCCAACAAAGATGGCGTCGGATGCTACGGGGCACTCGCCGTCACCCCGGATGGGACGTGCCTGACCGTGGACAAGGACGCCGTGTACTCCAAGAAGGGAAAGCCTCTCTCACAGACGACGGAGTCCGACAAGTCCCTGCGCATCGAAGAGTGGACGAAGGTGAACCTGCCGAACCTCGACGGTACCCATGAGATCGTCAAGACCCTGCGAGTGAGCCCCGACGGCACGCGCATGGCGCTCTTGGCTCCATTCAAAAAGCTCGAAGACGACATTAGCTTCCAGCTCTACTCCGCGCCCGTTGGCGGAGGCGAGGCCACACAGCTGACAAAGGCCACGGACATCGCCGGTAGCAAACACATCATCCTCGCCTGGAGCGAGTGACACAGACCCGAGGCCGGGACCGCGACGCGCACCCCATCGCGCGTGCGGCCCCGGCCTCGTTCCATGCATACGACCGGCGCAGCGGTATTACTCTCCGCTGGTATCCCTAGCGACGAGGGTGTTCGTCGCCTGAGCCACCGGGCGCACGATCATCGAATCGATGTTGACGTGGGACGGGCGCTCCAGGGTCCACACGATCGCCTCCGCGACATCTTCGGCCACAAGAGGGGCAGAAACGCCCTCATAGACGCGGTCAGCGGCTTCCTGGGAGCCGAGCCGGTTGAGCGAAAACTCCTCGGTGCGCACCATGCCGGGGGCAATCTCGATGACGCGCACGGGCTCGCCCACCAGCTCCTGACGCAGCGTGTTGGCGATGATGCGCTCGGCGTGCTTGGCAGCCACGTATCCGCCGCCTCCCGGGTAGGTGTCGTGCGCCGCGGTCGAGGTCAGGAACACGAGGTCTCCCCCGCGCTCGCGCATTCCGGGCAGGAACGCACGCGAGCAGTGCAGGGCGGTGAGCACGTTGCGTTCGAACATCGCGCTCCACCGGGCGGGATCCCCCTCGGCGACCCGGTCCACGCCGATCGCTCCGCCGGCGTTGTTGACGACCGCATCCACGGGGCCACCCTCCAGGACATGCGCGGCCATCTCCTTCACCTGGGCCTCATCGGTCAGGTCGGCCGCCCAGTACTCGCAGCCAATCTGCTCGGCGAGGGCCTCGAGGCGCTCGCGGCGCCGGGCTACGGCGACGACCCTCCACCCCCGCTTCGCCAACAGGCGGGCGGTGGCCTGCCCGATTCCGGTGGATGCTCCAGTGACGACGACGCGGCGAGAAGTGTTCATGGCTCAACAGTAATATCCCCGGGTACGCACCGTCGCGTGCGCCCGGGGATATTCGCTGGTGTCTCAGCCGTTGGGCAAGCCGTAGGCCTTGTGGATCAGCCAGATCGGATGGACGACGTTCGCGCCCGTGGCCGTGCGCAGCTGCCAGCGGCACGTCTCCGTGTCACAGGCTGCCAGCTCGGCGTTGACCTGCTTGATGAAGTCGAAGACTGGGGCGCCCACGGCCTGGGCGATCGCGTACTTCTCCTTCTTCATGCCGTAGGTGCCCGCGATGCCGCAGCAGGGCTGCTCGGAATCCTTGACGGTCACGCCGGGGATCAGGCTCATGAGCTCGATCGCCGGCTTGCCCAGGCCCTGGGACTTGACCTGGCAGGGGGCGTGGTACGGGATGGTGACGTCGATGCGCTGGAAGTTCGTGTCCAGTTCACCCTTGTCGTACAGGTGCAGCAGGAACTCGCTGATGTCCCACGTGCGGGAGCCCACGTCGCGCAGCTCCGGGGTGTCCATCTCGAGGATCTCGTGGGCCTCATGACGCAGCATGCCGCCGCACGAACCGGACGCGGAGATGATCGGGGCGTCACGGTTGACGCTGCGCAGGTCGTTGGTCAGCTTGGAGACGTACTTGCGCGCGTCGTCGTACAGGCCGTTGGACTGCAGGGCCAGGCCGCAGCAGCCGTGCTTGGGAACCAGGACCTCGTAGCCCAGGTGTTCGAGCACCATGACCGAGTGGATCGAGGTCTCGACCTCGAAGAATTGGCCTGCGCATCCGTGGAAGAAGATGACCTGGCCGCGCGTGCCCGAGTTCGGCAGGGGCGTGTGCTTCTTGAACCAGGACTCGAAGGTGCGTCCGTAGGCGCGCGGCATGGGGGCCGAGCGGTGCACGCCAATGATGGCCTCCATCGC
Proteins encoded in this window:
- a CDS encoding sulfatase-like hydrolase/transferase; protein product: MTDTTRDIPDNVRNVLVIMTDQHRTDTIGCLGNPHARTPVIDAMGESGFAFTHCFTPTAICTPARASLLTGKRPGKHQVLANPEWNIAYQVSIPEGTWTYTQELRDAGYNVGIVGKYHCGYNLPDKFGADDDTYWGAENPVANEKYVAWLEANNLPPVRAHDLWRGKLPGGRDGHIIAARLDQPEEATFERFLADRAIEKLREYAADWKDSKQPFCLDVHFFGPHLPYFLPDEWFDLIDPDDVELPENFGDSLIGKPPIQENYATYWSTSSFTNEQWKKLIAVYWGYTAMIDFEIGRIMDVARELGILDDTAVFFCADHGEFTGSHRLNDKGPMMYDDIYNVPFIAHIPGVSTVGRSDAFVSLIDLPATVLDIAGLDTSLVEDGRSIVDLTRGEDVEGWREDIVCEFHGHHFPLQQRMLRTRDFKLVINPESINELYDLRLDPAEMNNVYTVPVYDEIRRELATNLYLQLRERGDHSFAKWMAAMTDFDIPLVNTARSDLDEVTSD
- a CDS encoding ROK family transcriptional regulator; protein product: MHYPTRRPLPTLEDRIVAHLAKAPATRSQLCEALDTSRTNLGRALTTLLDEGSVTPVRTNAPGRGRPTQLLTLNSSAVHCVGLNVTRTSCAGVMLSRNGTVLAAVHIVSPTSPSLQLSLEQTCEALAASAARQGIDTSTVRAVGVGVPIPMGRNARLSSDAYPTMEELSKLTRRWWDPLPVVDNTVRMAALAEALWGAGADMSSFIYLRLSGGVGGCVVSDFRLVGGAGGLAGELGHMTVGTNESPCACGKRGCLETLASVPALCERAGVADIAQLRAAVLSGDTHAREALEQAAQAVGYVLGSAALLINPRAIIVAGEIVDAFPSLRSDIAASMYGELLPVMEWDIDVVGASLGPLGAAQASAYIAAHPFEEDTPAAHCPEEGSPQREGPASSMRASIVRRERP
- a CDS encoding anaerobic sulfatase maturase, with product MTRPIPFSVVTKPTGAACNLDCQYCFFLSKELLYDAAAQTMSEQTLERYVEAFLESSPDGEVTMLWQGGEPTLRGLAFFKRLVELCERYRRPTQRVHHALQTNGTLVTDEWAQFFADHGFLVGVSIDGPAPLHDAYRLNRGRRGTHAMVVRGWEALARAGVETNILCTVNAANEEHGERVYRYFRDDLGARYLQFIPIVERVRAADLAQAERGWRSGTSALLYRQDGDCVTSRSTSPASYGRFLCEVFDQWLATDVGDVFIQDVDSTLSAMFGSATVCVHAPQCGANMAMEFNGDVYACDHWVEPDWLVGSINSSSFTQLAASDKMRDFARLKPDLDNECRACPHLRLCWGGCPKDRFVRRGESTHNYLCEGYRAFYEHATPALRAMGMLIAAGRPASDIMDPAVSTSLGLSLTTSIRTDQ
- a CDS encoding sulfite exporter TauE/SafE family protein, with the translated sequence MIIEALLIGAFVGIVVGSLGAGGGILSVRILVYILGQDPHQATGLSLIIVGLTAAVSLATRARSGNVAWREGSLFALVGLAGTWAGSALGPLVSARTLMLSFCALLAAVAVFMVRSQLRPSASPSPNEAGDSNVDKGSWTLGTVSRVVALATLTGFLTGFFGVGGGFAIVPALHLALRYPMKRASATSLLVMVITAAFGLASRTAAGTLTITAEAGVMVALFAAASMGGGIVGARLTKRVSNRALGLVFAALLVCVAVSTLAATLT
- a CDS encoding SDR family oxidoreductase gives rise to the protein MNTSRRVVVTGASTGIGQATARLLAKRGWRVVAVARRRERLEALAEQIGCEYWAADLTDEAQVKEMAAHVLEGGPVDAVVNNAGGAIGVDRVAEGDPARWSAMFERNVLTALHCSRAFLPGMRERGGDLVFLTSTAAHDTYPGGGGYVAAKHAERIIANTLRQELVGEPVRVIEIAPGMVRTEEFSLNRLGSQEAADRVYEGVSAPLVAEDVAEAIVWTLERPSHVNIDSMIVRPVAQATNTLVARDTSGE
- a CDS encoding anaerobic glycerol-3-phosphate dehydrogenase subunit C; the encoded protein is MTLEMSTLMGPGVEEEDVFALSGDAALRASLDSCVKCTICETQCPVMRVTDLFAGPKYSGPQAERFRKDGQMVDKSIDYCSSCGTCSLVCPQGVKVTEIIHHRRTAMKEAHGIPMRDRLIGRTSLIGTMMTPVAPIANWALDVKPIRMAMEAIIGVHRSAPMPRAYGRTFESWFKKHTPLPNSGTRGQVIFFHGCAGQFFEVETSIHSVMVLEHLGYEVLVPKHGCCGLALQSNGLYDDARKYVSKLTNDLRSVNRDAPIISASGSCGGMLRHEAHEILEMDTPELRDVGSRTWDISEFLLHLYDKGELDTNFQRIDVTIPYHAPCQVKSQGLGKPAIELMSLIPGVTVKDSEQPCCGIAGTYGMKKEKYAIAQAVGAPVFDFIKQVNAELAACDTETCRWQLRTATGANVVHPIWLIHKAYGLPNG